The Sporomusa termitida genome has a window encoding:
- a CDS encoding cytochrome ubiquinol oxidase subunit I has protein sequence MDKLLLARLQFSTTLTYHFWFLSLTLGLVLLIALLETMYVRSGNNNYKVLAKFWGKLFLINYAVGILTGIIQEFEFGMNWSEYSRFVGDIFGVPLAIETLTAFFVESTFIGLWVYGWDQLPKRLHLAAIWLVAVAANISAFWILTANAFMQHPAGYILAGERLELLDFIAVITNPYVFYQYPHTVLAGVMTAGFFMMAVSSYYLLHKRYTGLFRISFKMGFLCAAIATALVIGTGHVYTQYLGKAQPMKLAAMEALWETSDQAPFTVVALIDKPNSRNSFEISVPGLLSIMAGNHAATQVQGIKDLQAGFTAAYGPGEYIPPVALLFWSFRIMLVISMYLVVLLLVVYWYWRTQRLEASPFLLRTIMWSIPLPYIAHTAGWIITEVGRQPWIVYTLLRTEQGISKVVPLVNIGISLTGYTVIYLIMTAAALYFMRKVIIAGPEA, from the coding sequence ATGGATAAGCTACTGTTAGCACGATTGCAATTCTCGACAACATTGACATATCACTTCTGGTTTTTATCACTCACCCTCGGCTTAGTCTTGCTGATTGCCCTGCTGGAAACTATGTACGTCCGCTCCGGCAACAACAACTATAAAGTACTGGCCAAATTCTGGGGCAAGCTTTTTCTGATCAATTATGCAGTAGGTATCCTCACCGGTATTATTCAGGAATTTGAATTTGGTATGAACTGGTCCGAATATTCCCGGTTTGTGGGCGATATATTTGGTGTGCCTTTAGCCATCGAAACGCTGACGGCCTTTTTTGTGGAATCCACCTTCATCGGCCTCTGGGTCTATGGCTGGGACCAGCTGCCCAAGCGGCTTCACTTGGCCGCCATCTGGCTGGTGGCTGTGGCCGCCAATATTTCTGCTTTCTGGATTCTTACAGCCAACGCCTTTATGCAGCACCCTGCAGGGTATATACTGGCCGGTGAGCGTTTGGAGCTGCTTGACTTTATTGCCGTCATCACCAACCCTTATGTTTTCTATCAGTATCCTCACACAGTGCTGGCCGGAGTGATGACCGCCGGGTTCTTTATGATGGCGGTCAGTTCCTACTATCTGTTACACAAACGGTATACCGGTTTGTTTAGAATTTCCTTTAAAATGGGCTTCCTCTGTGCGGCCATTGCCACTGCTCTGGTCATTGGCACAGGCCATGTTTATACGCAGTATCTGGGAAAAGCCCAGCCGATGAAGCTTGCGGCGATGGAGGCTTTATGGGAGACCTCCGACCAGGCTCCCTTCACGGTTGTGGCCCTGATCGACAAGCCCAACAGCAGGAATTCGTTTGAGATATCAGTGCCGGGCCTGTTGTCCATAATGGCTGGCAACCACGCAGCTACGCAGGTCCAGGGTATAAAAGACCTGCAGGCCGGCTTTACAGCCGCTTATGGCCCCGGGGAGTATATACCGCCGGTCGCTCTGTTATTCTGGAGTTTCCGGATTATGCTTGTTATCAGCATGTACCTGGTGGTGCTGCTGCTGGTAGTATATTGGTACTGGCGGACACAAAGGCTGGAGGCAAGCCCCTTCCTGCTCCGTACTATTATGTGGAGTATCCCTTTACCCTATATCGCCCATACCGCCGGCTGGATTATTACCGAAGTCGGCCGGCAGCCCTGGATCGTGTATACCCTGCTCCGGACAGAACAGGGGATTTCGAAAGTTGTCCCCCTGGTAAACATCGGCATCTCACTGACCGGGTATACGGTAATTTATCTGATCATGACCGCGGCAGCCTTATACTTCATGCGCAAAGTCATTATCGCCGGGCCTGAAGCATAA
- the cydB gene encoding cytochrome d ubiquinol oxidase subunit II produces MDLNTLCFLLFCLLFTGFLLLDGLDFGVGMLLWAGKNDIERQALIQTIAPVWEGNQVWLIVAAGVLFAGFPHVYATLFSGLYLALFIVLAALLLRGLAIELHNKEDHPAWRSFCYWSVFLGSLVPALLWGIALGSMLSGLPIAGDKQYSGGFLALISMHSLLSGLTYVLLFLSQGAIYLAVKLESSLARRMQQASLATVKYTLPAVVCQAIFTVTATTAGHKGLVFILAVTTLICLFFSGHYLRREQYRPSLGLSGLALITQTVSLFTGLYPRIIVSSLDPRWSLDIYNSAASPLTLKIITSLMLVVLPVIIAVEMWKFYIFRQIVSLQEIELAPRLPRLRQMREQLQQYIKYACCLADTLDKTRKALRSNDGIIINKLKAKHRTLLFGKPHLHRRPVKQNRTKK; encoded by the coding sequence ATGGATCTAAATACTCTTTGCTTCCTCTTATTCTGCCTCTTGTTTACCGGCTTTCTGCTATTAGACGGCCTCGATTTCGGGGTCGGCATGCTGCTGTGGGCCGGTAAGAATGATATCGAACGGCAGGCGCTTATCCAAACAATTGCTCCGGTATGGGAGGGCAATCAGGTTTGGCTCATTGTGGCGGCCGGGGTATTATTTGCCGGCTTTCCCCACGTGTACGCCACCCTGTTCAGCGGGTTATATCTCGCTCTGTTTATTGTTCTTGCGGCCCTGCTGCTCAGAGGTCTGGCGATTGAACTCCACAATAAAGAGGATCATCCGGCCTGGCGCAGCTTTTGTTACTGGTCGGTTTTTCTGGGCAGCCTGGTGCCGGCGCTGCTATGGGGGATTGCGCTAGGCAGTATGCTGAGCGGATTACCCATTGCCGGGGATAAGCAATACAGCGGCGGCTTCTTGGCTTTAATTAGCATGCATTCCCTGTTAAGCGGTCTCACCTATGTTCTCTTGTTTTTATCCCAGGGAGCAATCTATCTTGCTGTGAAATTGGAATCCAGCCTGGCCCGGCGTATGCAGCAAGCAAGCCTGGCTACCGTCAAATATACCCTGCCGGCAGTTGTTTGTCAGGCCATCTTCACGGTCACCGCTACAACGGCAGGTCATAAGGGTCTGGTCTTTATACTGGCTGTAACAACGCTTATATGCCTGTTTTTCAGCGGCCACTATCTGCGCCGGGAGCAATATCGCCCCAGTCTGGGTCTCAGCGGCCTGGCGCTGATCACCCAGACCGTCTCGCTCTTCACCGGCTTGTACCCCCGCATCATCGTATCCAGCCTTGACCCCCGCTGGAGCCTCGATATTTATAATTCTGCCGCCAGTCCTTTAACATTAAAAATTATAACGTCATTAATGCTCGTTGTCCTGCCTGTCATTATTGCCGTCGAAATGTGGAAGTTTTATATTTTCCGGCAGATAGTCAGTTTACAGGAAATTGAACTGGCCCCCCGGCTTCCCAGGCTGCGCCAAATGCGCGAGCAACTGCAGCAATATATCAAATATGCCTGCTGCCTCGCAGATACCCTGGATAAAACCAGGAAAGCGCTTCGCAGCAACGACGGCATAATCATTAATAAATTAAAAGCAAAGCACCGGACACTCTTATTTGGCAAACCGCATTTACACCGGCGGCCCGTAAAGCAAAACCGTACCAAAAAATAG
- a CDS encoding replication initiation protein produces MDINLKRTITGLEQQKLINTALCPDGQITRPNQLVKTGSIIGRRDSLTELQQKILTAAIALSYESRPNKPDHAAYKMHFNDFVKICGDSSSNDMYAYIVNEIEKISKKGLWLYDEQTQTLIRTQWFQAIAYRGQEILFQFTERVLSLIAAIDPGDIEYRLVKGIQYKGKHTLAVFEILRSWKSAGVVEYSIAEMMRQLSLEHTRYSYGQLRLRVIEPSIQEIYEWDDAIFVRFGPTFSGRRVEGIWFEVITGEKARQLRKQEPEFKFSSPEQKHGAIK; encoded by the coding sequence ATGGATATTAATCTCAAAAGAACGATTACCGGGCTGGAACAGCAAAAGCTTATTAATACTGCTCTTTGCCCGGACGGACAAATAACCCGGCCTAATCAGCTTGTTAAAACAGGCAGTATCATTGGCCGCCGGGATTCACTGACAGAATTGCAGCAAAAAATACTGACTGCCGCGATCGCCCTAAGCTACGAAAGCAGGCCGAATAAACCGGATCACGCTGCTTATAAGATGCATTTTAATGATTTTGTTAAAATTTGTGGTGATTCATCGTCTAATGACATGTATGCTTATATCGTCAATGAAATTGAGAAAATATCCAAAAAAGGCCTGTGGCTGTATGATGAGCAGACGCAAACCCTGATCCGGACCCAGTGGTTCCAGGCGATTGCCTATCGGGGGCAGGAGATTCTCTTTCAGTTTACTGAGCGCGTACTGTCTTTAATTGCTGCTATTGATCCCGGTGATATTGAGTACCGGCTGGTAAAAGGAATTCAGTATAAAGGCAAACATACGCTGGCTGTTTTCGAGATTCTCCGGTCCTGGAAATCCGCCGGGGTGGTAGAATACAGTATTGCCGAGATGATGCGGCAGCTATCGCTGGAACACACTCGCTATTCCTATGGCCAGCTGCGGCTGCGGGTCATTGAACCGTCAATCCAGGAAATTTATGAATGGGATGACGCTATTTTTGTCCGGTTTGGACCAACATTTTCCGGACGCAGAGTGGAAGGTATCTGGTTTGAAGTGATAACCGGGGAAAAAGCCAGGCAGTTGCGAAAACAAGAACCGGAATTTAAATTCTCGTCGCCGGAGCAAAAGCATGGCGCAATAAAATAA
- a CDS encoding multidrug effflux MFS transporter, producing the protein MQTANDTDPRQQGGQPQRYLGNKGLVALLGLLSAFVPLSTDIYLPALPTIAHYFQAHQSLANLTLLLFFIFFGIGTLFWGPMSDKYGRKPVLLTGLIIYTAASVFCAVSLTINQLILSRALQALGGSAATAVATAVVKDVYRGRKREAVLGLVQSMVVICPAVAPVIGAFLLMFTSWQGVFLVQAAIGLVAVAGTFALQETLAEKSAGTVLHTIGRLGAVLKNPRFTSLLITFSLLGIASLSFIAGSTYIYQNSFGLSSQAYSYYFAFNAIGMLLGPLLYLRLSMYFRRNMIINSGFVVLILSGLLMCLFGDYSPWLFAVVLLPATIITSALRPPSTYLMMEQQNGDTGSVSSLINCFGIALGSIGILIVSFDWSNLMAVVGALHLILGLVCGGVWLYISRQDFLNQACEEAGEEEGKALIAND; encoded by the coding sequence ATGCAAACTGCTAACGATACAGACCCTAGGCAGCAAGGTGGGCAGCCGCAGCGCTATCTTGGCAACAAAGGACTTGTTGCTCTGTTAGGGTTGCTTAGCGCTTTTGTACCGCTTTCAACCGACATTTATCTGCCGGCGTTGCCTACTATTGCTCATTACTTCCAGGCGCATCAGTCGCTTGCCAACCTGACCTTACTCCTGTTTTTCATTTTTTTCGGTATCGGTACTTTATTCTGGGGGCCTATGAGCGATAAGTACGGACGGAAGCCGGTGCTGCTGACCGGTCTTATTATTTATACGGCGGCAAGTGTTTTTTGTGCTGTTTCGTTGACGATAAACCAGCTGATTTTGTCCCGGGCCTTGCAGGCCCTGGGCGGGAGTGCCGCCACTGCAGTCGCGACTGCAGTCGTGAAGGATGTTTACCGTGGCCGCAAACGCGAAGCTGTTTTGGGGCTGGTGCAGTCGATGGTGGTGATTTGCCCGGCTGTTGCCCCTGTTATCGGTGCATTTTTATTGATGTTTACCTCCTGGCAAGGCGTTTTCCTGGTGCAGGCAGCCATCGGGCTGGTGGCGGTGGCCGGTACGTTTGCTTTACAGGAAACGCTGGCTGAAAAAAGCGCCGGTACGGTGCTCCACACGATCGGCAGACTGGGGGCGGTACTCAAAAATCCCCGGTTTACCTCTCTCTTGATTACTTTTTCGCTGCTCGGGATAGCTTCCTTGTCCTTTATTGCCGGCTCGACCTATATCTATCAAAATTCGTTTGGCCTTAGTAGTCAGGCGTACAGCTACTACTTTGCCTTCAATGCCATCGGCATGCTGCTTGGCCCCTTGCTGTACTTGCGTTTGTCTATGTATTTCCGGCGGAATATGATTATTAACTCAGGGTTTGTCGTTCTGATCCTTAGTGGCCTGCTGATGTGTCTCTTTGGTGATTACAGTCCGTGGTTATTTGCCGTTGTTTTATTGCCGGCAACGATTATCACCAGCGCTTTGCGCCCGCCAAGTACTTATCTGATGATGGAACAACAAAACGGCGACACCGGCTCAGTGTCGTCGCTAATTAATTGTTTTGGTATTGCCCTCGGAAGTATCGGGATATTGATTGTTTCTTTTGACTGGAGTAATTTGATGGCTGTTGTTGGGGCCTTGCACCTCATTCTTGGCCTGGTATGCGGCGGGGTCTGGCTATACATCTCGCGGCAGGATTTTTTAAACCAGGCTTGTGAAGAGGCCGGGGAAGAAGAAGGAAAAGCGTTGATTGCCAATGATTAG
- a CDS encoding DoxX family protein: MMMLSNWDRHRDIGILILRVGIGLMFVFHGWPKISGGVETWNKLGLAMQHLGLGFAPVFWGFLAAAAEFFGGMLIAAGLLTRLAAMALAFNMFVAVVLKFSTGAGLSGASHALEVGIVFLSLIFIGPGRYSVDWLCQNKDMPKLNQTR; encoded by the coding sequence ATGATGATGCTAAGTAATTGGGACAGGCACAGGGATATTGGGATCTTGATATTGCGGGTGGGGATTGGCTTAATGTTTGTTTTTCATGGCTGGCCGAAAATCTCCGGCGGTGTAGAAACCTGGAATAAGCTTGGTCTGGCGATGCAACACCTGGGCTTAGGTTTTGCGCCTGTATTCTGGGGCTTCCTGGCAGCCGCTGCCGAATTTTTCGGCGGTATGCTTATTGCTGCCGGCTTGCTGACCCGCCTGGCGGCTATGGCCTTGGCCTTCAATATGTTTGTGGCCGTTGTGCTTAAGTTTAGTACCGGCGCCGGCCTGAGCGGGGCTTCCCATGCCCTGGAAGTGGGGATCGTCTTTTTAAGCCTGATATTTATCGGCCCCGGCCGGTATAGTGTAGACTGGCTGTGCCAGAATAAGGATATGCCGAAATTAAACCAGACCAGGTAG
- a CDS encoding MarR family winged helix-turn-helix transcriptional regulator: MEIDRRDIRQYGLNQTEFAVLELLYHRDSYPLQQIGEKILITSGSITYVINKLEQKGLLARIPCAGDRRVIYATLTEPGRRLITEIFPRHARTLTQAFRGLTPAEMEQVIALLKKLGLYGHQTRAVHGAEVSFINSLRGGKDDDAK; the protein is encoded by the coding sequence ATGGAGATCGACCGGCGTGATATCAGGCAATATGGCCTGAATCAGACAGAATTTGCCGTATTGGAACTTTTGTATCACCGGGATTCATACCCGCTGCAGCAGATCGGGGAAAAAATCCTTATTACCAGCGGCAGTATCACTTATGTGATTAACAAGCTTGAGCAGAAAGGCTTGCTGGCGCGTATACCCTGTGCAGGGGACCGGCGGGTGATTTATGCCACCCTGACAGAGCCGGGGCGCCGGCTGATTACCGAGATTTTCCCCCGTCATGCCCGCACGCTGACGCAGGCTTTTCGGGGCCTGACACCAGCCGAGATGGAGCAGGTGATTGCTTTGCTTAAGAAGCTTGGGTTATATGGACACCAGACGCGAGCAGTACATGGGGCGGAGGTGTCATTTATAAACAGTTTAAGAGGAGGTAAGGATGATGATGCTAAGTAA
- a CDS encoding MarR family winged helix-turn-helix transcriptional regulator codes for MEYNPDGLKWLFRAFDRMHHNCLKAELKKRGLRAASHPVILFALKHEIKDMLASQKEIADAIGISPPTAAISIKRMEKAGLLYKIPDKQDTRRKLITLTATGIQLINECELAFEKVDQGMLTGFTAAEIEQLKMFYLRMINNLEVMGAQPPAQLKRSMPHANC; via the coding sequence ATGGAATACAATCCAGATGGGCTGAAATGGCTGTTCCGGGCCTTTGACCGGATGCACCACAATTGCCTGAAGGCTGAATTGAAAAAACGGGGGCTGCGGGCAGCAAGCCACCCGGTGATTTTATTTGCATTGAAGCACGAAATAAAAGATATGCTGGCATCCCAGAAGGAGATTGCCGATGCAATCGGGATCAGCCCGCCGACTGCGGCCATTTCAATTAAGCGGATGGAAAAAGCCGGACTGCTTTACAAAATCCCGGATAAACAGGATACCCGGCGGAAGCTGATCACGCTTACGGCAACAGGAATACAGCTTATCAACGAGTGTGAGCTGGCATTTGAAAAAGTAGACCAGGGTATGCTCACCGGCTTTACAGCGGCTGAAATTGAGCAATTAAAAATGTTTTACCTCCGGATGATTAATAATCTTGAGGTTATGGGTGCCCAGCCGCCGGCCCAGTTAAAAAGGAGCATGCCGCATGCAAACTGCTAA
- the glgC gene encoding glucose-1-phosphate adenylyltransferase — translation MYTSAISNFAGNTIAMVLAGGKGERLSPITENRPKPYVPFGGKYKIIDFVLSNLFNSGIKRVYILTQYRAYSLNKHIQDSWAKWAGLGEFYDTISPETTNIGEEWFKGTADAIFQLMRVLESTDADYIAIFSGDHVYKMDIGQMISYHIINKADMTLAALEVSPAEATRFGIFTVDDNYQVTAFTEKPREPVTIPDRPTCFASMGNYIFSTQKLIEVLKAGRQYHADLDFGKHVIPMMIETGNRILAYNFMDNLLPRMGPGEKGYWKDVGTIDSYYEANMDLINVVPQLNLYNYRWPIITNQGNYPPSKTVFDEDGRRGQSLNSYTCGGCIISGSTVRRSILGPCCKINSYSLVEDSILFDNVEIGRHVKVKKAIIDAQIKIADGEEIGYNHEADRQKGYMVTDSGIVVVT, via the coding sequence ATGTATACTTCGGCAATAAGTAACTTTGCGGGTAATACGATCGCTATGGTATTGGCAGGCGGCAAAGGTGAACGGCTGAGTCCGATCACCGAAAACAGACCCAAACCCTATGTTCCTTTTGGCGGCAAATACAAAATTATTGATTTTGTCCTGAGTAACCTGTTTAATTCCGGAATCAAAAGGGTATACATTCTAACCCAGTACCGGGCTTACTCCTTAAACAAACACATTCAAGACTCCTGGGCCAAATGGGCCGGACTAGGCGAGTTTTATGACACGATTTCACCGGAGACCACCAATATAGGGGAAGAATGGTTTAAGGGTACGGCTGACGCTATCTTTCAGCTTATGAGAGTCCTGGAGTCGACTGATGCCGATTATATTGCCATTTTTAGCGGCGATCATGTATACAAAATGGACATCGGCCAGATGATCAGCTACCATATTATCAATAAAGCCGATATGACCCTGGCGGCGCTGGAGGTATCACCGGCGGAAGCAACACGGTTTGGCATCTTCACAGTCGATGACAACTACCAGGTCACCGCCTTTACCGAAAAACCCCGGGAACCGGTTACTATTCCTGACCGCCCGACTTGTTTTGCCTCAATGGGCAATTATATTTTCTCCACCCAAAAGCTCATTGAGGTACTGAAAGCCGGCCGGCAATACCATGCCGATCTTGATTTCGGCAAACATGTCATTCCGATGATGATCGAAACCGGCAACCGGATCCTTGCCTATAATTTTATGGATAACCTGCTGCCCCGGATGGGGCCGGGGGAAAAAGGCTACTGGAAAGATGTGGGGACCATCGATTCCTATTATGAGGCCAATATGGATCTGATTAATGTGGTGCCGCAGCTCAACCTCTACAACTACCGGTGGCCGATCATCACTAACCAGGGCAATTATCCGCCCTCCAAAACCGTGTTCGATGAGGACGGCCGCCGCGGCCAGAGCCTCAACTCCTATACCTGCGGCGGCTGCATCATCAGCGGCAGCACCGTACGCCGGTCGATCCTGGGACCATGCTGCAAAATCAACAGTTACAGCCTGGTCGAGGATTCAATCCTGTTTGACAATGTTGAGATTGGCCGCCATGTCAAAGTCAAAAAAGCAATCATTGATGCCCAGATAAAAATTGCCGATGGCGAGGAAATCGGCTATAACCATGAAGCCGACCGGCAAAAAGGCTACATGGTTACCGACTCGGGTATTGTTGTGGTAACCTGA
- a CDS encoding pirin family protein, which translates to MSTINTVRTIRRLVAGTAQVDGAGVRLVRVIGRADTREFDPFLMLDAFDSRNPDDYIRGFPWHPHRGIETVTYLISGDIEHSDSLGNKGSILDGCCQWMTAGSGILHQEMPQASERMLGVQLWLNLPRRDKMTRPQYRDISAAMIPCVQEPGAVVRVIAGRYGRTTGATQGDYVKTLFLDVELEPGREWQLPTAREATLFIYLVAGAGYFAGDRHQVIGSHQAVLFDEGDRFVAHAAGQGVRFLLFAGQPLQEPVAWGGPIVMNTREELQQAFQEIEDGTFIGK; encoded by the coding sequence GTGAGCACAATTAATACTGTCAGGACAATACGCCGGCTTGTGGCCGGTACTGCTCAGGTTGACGGGGCAGGAGTGAGGCTGGTGCGGGTGATTGGCCGCGCCGATACCCGGGAGTTTGATCCGTTTCTGATGCTGGATGCCTTTGACTCCCGCAATCCTGACGACTATATCCGGGGGTTTCCCTGGCATCCGCACCGGGGCATTGAAACCGTGACCTATCTGATCAGCGGTGACATTGAACATAGTGACAGTCTGGGCAATAAGGGCAGTATTCTGGATGGCTGCTGCCAGTGGATGACCGCCGGCAGCGGCATTCTCCACCAGGAAATGCCCCAGGCCTCAGAGCGGATGCTGGGGGTTCAGCTGTGGCTGAACCTGCCCCGCCGCGACAAGATGACCCGGCCGCAGTATCGTGACATTTCCGCAGCGATGATCCCGTGCGTACAGGAGCCGGGGGCGGTTGTACGGGTGATTGCCGGCCGTTATGGCCGGACAACCGGTGCGACCCAGGGCGATTATGTAAAAACACTGTTTCTGGATGTTGAGCTGGAACCGGGCCGCGAGTGGCAGCTGCCAACAGCCCGGGAGGCCACACTGTTTATCTATCTTGTGGCCGGGGCCGGCTATTTTGCCGGTGACAGGCACCAGGTGATCGGCAGCCATCAGGCCGTGCTGTTTGACGAGGGCGACAGGTTTGTTGCCCACGCGGCCGGGCAGGGAGTTCGATTTCTCCTGTTTGCCGGCCAACCGCTGCAGGAACCGGTAGCCTGGGGCGGGCCAATTGTTATGAACACGCGCGAGGAATTGCAGCAGGCTTTTCAAGAGATTGAAGACGGGACGTTTATCGGCAAATAA
- a CDS encoding amidohydrolase, producing MIALTGGKILTMCGKTLDQGTIIIRNDKIRAVGSNLDIPSGCRVIDATGKIVTPGLIDAHTHLGIESEGMGWAGSDVNERSEPVTPGLHALDAINPADLGLLEAYQGGVTTVMVAPGSANPIGGQCVLLKTAPRATVEQMLLQRYAGLKIAFGENPKRVYGADRKKMPVSRMATAALIREAFWQARQYLQQQGEKDFKYNMGLEAIARVLRREMPLRAHAHRADDIITAIRIAREFDVEIIIEHGTEAYLVADLLAAEKIPVVLGPALSTRSKVELKDKTMESPALLYRQGVAFTMMSDHPVTPSCFLSLYAGLSTRYGLPARQALRMITCDAARILGLADRIGSLAPGLDADLVVWSKDPLIMSARPEIVMVDGEIDFLQAPPPC from the coding sequence ATGATTGCATTAACAGGGGGGAAAATCCTGACCATGTGCGGCAAAACCCTGGACCAGGGCACCATTATCATCCGCAACGATAAGATACGGGCCGTCGGCAGCAACCTGGACATCCCGTCCGGCTGCCGGGTCATCGACGCAACCGGCAAAATCGTCACCCCCGGCCTCATTGACGCCCATACCCATTTGGGGATTGAAAGCGAGGGTATGGGCTGGGCCGGTTCGGATGTCAACGAACGCAGCGAACCGGTTACCCCCGGCCTGCATGCCCTGGATGCCATTAATCCCGCCGACCTCGGCCTGCTGGAAGCCTACCAGGGGGGAGTAACTACCGTGATGGTGGCGCCTGGCAGCGCCAATCCCATTGGCGGCCAATGCGTGCTCCTGAAAACGGCCCCCCGGGCCACCGTCGAACAGATGCTGCTGCAGCGGTATGCAGGGCTGAAGATTGCCTTTGGCGAAAACCCCAAACGGGTTTACGGGGCCGACCGCAAAAAGATGCCGGTGTCGCGCATGGCTACCGCCGCCCTGATCCGGGAGGCCTTCTGGCAGGCCCGCCAGTACCTGCAGCAGCAGGGGGAAAAAGATTTCAAGTATAATATGGGCCTGGAGGCAATCGCCAGGGTATTGCGCCGGGAGATGCCGCTCCGGGCCCACGCGCACCGGGCCGATGACATTATTACAGCCATCCGGATCGCCCGGGAATTTGATGTTGAAATCATTATCGAACATGGCACCGAGGCTTATCTTGTTGCCGACCTGCTGGCAGCCGAAAAGATCCCGGTAGTCCTGGGGCCAGCATTATCCACCCGGTCAAAAGTGGAGCTAAAAGACAAGACCATGGAATCGCCGGCCCTGTTATACCGGCAGGGCGTAGCCTTTACCATGATGAGTGACCATCCGGTAACTCCCAGCTGCTTCCTGTCACTCTATGCCGGCCTGTCCACCCGCTATGGCCTGCCGGCCCGGCAGGCGCTGCGCATGATTACCTGCGACGCCGCCAGAATTCTGGGGCTTGCCGACCGGATCGGCAGCCTGGCACCCGGTCTGGACGCTGATTTGGTCGTATGGAGTAAAGATCCGCTGATCATGTCGGCCCGCCCGGAGATTGTCATGGTCGACGGCGAAATCGACTTTTTACAGGCTCCGCCTCCCTGCTAA
- a CDS encoding flavodoxin family protein: MNVLAINGSPRKSWNTATLLNKALAGAAAQGAATELIHLYDLNYKGCVSCFACKLKGGKSYGRCAYQDDLTPVLAKIAKADAVFLGSPIYLGNVTGEMRSLMERMAFQYLVYDKNYSSLIEQKKPVGFIYTMNITHDMVHEWGYDLILSTTEKAFARTFGAIESLYVTDTYQFSDYDKYVVTAFDAAAKAKRREEIFPQDCEKAYALGVRFATKSVAEIGTGQPAL; encoded by the coding sequence ATGAATGTGTTAGCGATCAACGGCAGCCCCAGAAAAAGCTGGAACACGGCAACACTGTTGAACAAGGCGCTGGCGGGAGCAGCCGCTCAGGGCGCTGCCACTGAGCTCATCCATCTGTATGATCTTAACTACAAGGGATGTGTCAGTTGTTTTGCCTGTAAATTAAAAGGCGGGAAAAGCTATGGCCGCTGTGCCTATCAGGATGATCTGACGCCAGTGCTGGCAAAAATCGCCAAGGCGGATGCCGTTTTCCTCGGATCGCCGATTTACCTGGGCAATGTCACCGGCGAGATGCGATCACTCATGGAACGCATGGCCTTTCAGTATCTGGTCTATGATAAGAATTACTCATCCCTTATTGAACAGAAAAAACCGGTAGGTTTTATTTACACAATGAATATCACCCACGACATGGTACACGAATGGGGCTATGATCTTATTCTCTCGACAACGGAAAAAGCTTTTGCCAGAACTTTCGGCGCTATCGAATCGTTGTATGTCACAGATACTTACCAGTTTAGCGATTATGATAAGTATGTGGTAACAGCATTTGATGCAGCCGCCAAGGCGAAACGCCGTGAGGAGATATTCCCCCAGGACTGTGAAAAAGCCTACGCGCTGGGCGTCAGGTTCGCAACCAAAAGCGTGGCCGAGATTGGCACCGGGCAGCCGGCGCTTTAA